One Novosphingobium sp. EMRT-2 DNA segment encodes these proteins:
- the lepB gene encoding signal peptidase I, translating into MSETPETPAASEGAASPAGTPGSGGLPPIAGKPKKEKKEEDSFAVFLIKLVLVVAIFRSFIFSPFNIPSESMLPRLENGDYLLAAKWPYGFSSYSLPFGVPLLPHRILAGTPKRGDVVIFKAPPGNDVDYIKRVIGLPGDTVQMVGGVLHLNGKPVPKQRIEDFVIHVSANTNCISPEFEAVEKDGSPSCHYPQYRETLPEGKSYNVLDLGYRPQDDTPPVVIPENRLFLMGDNRDNSMDSRFPAVEGAGIGLVPMDNLIGRATIVMWSTDGSANWFLPWTWFTAARWNRLGGLF; encoded by the coding sequence ATGAGCGAAACACCCGAGACTCCAGCCGCCTCCGAAGGCGCCGCCTCCCCCGCCGGAACGCCGGGTTCGGGAGGCCTGCCACCAATCGCGGGCAAGCCGAAAAAGGAGAAGAAGGAGGAGGACAGCTTCGCCGTCTTCCTCATCAAGCTGGTGCTCGTGGTCGCGATTTTCCGCAGCTTCATCTTCTCGCCGTTCAACATCCCGTCGGAATCGATGCTGCCGCGGCTGGAGAACGGCGATTACCTGCTCGCCGCCAAGTGGCCCTATGGCTTTTCGAGCTATTCGCTGCCGTTCGGCGTGCCACTGCTGCCCCACCGCATCCTGGCCGGCACGCCCAAGCGCGGCGACGTGGTGATCTTCAAGGCGCCCCCGGGCAACGACGTGGACTACATCAAGCGCGTGATCGGTCTTCCCGGCGATACCGTGCAGATGGTGGGCGGCGTGCTGCATCTCAACGGCAAGCCGGTGCCCAAGCAGAGGATCGAGGATTTCGTGATCCACGTATCGGCCAACACCAACTGCATCTCGCCCGAGTTCGAGGCGGTGGAGAAGGACGGTTCGCCGAGCTGCCACTATCCGCAGTACCGCGAGACGCTGCCCGAAGGCAAAAGCTACAACGTGCTGGACCTCGGCTATCGCCCGCAGGACGATACGCCGCCCGTGGTCATCCCCGAGAACCGGCTGTTCCTGATGGGCGACAACCGCGATAATTCGATGGATAGCCGCTTCCCGGCAGTAGAGGGCGCAGGGATCGGGCTGGTGCCGATGGACAACCTGATCGGCCGCGCGACCATCGTCATGTGGTCCACCGACGGTTCGGCCAACTGGTTCCTGCCCTGGACCTGGTTCACCGCCGCGCGCTGGAACCGGCTTGGGGGGCTGTTCTGA
- the pgi gene encoding glucose-6-phosphate isomerase: MSGQDLAGWNALEALARPSLKDLFGDSERIARYSTELELPGGPIRFDWSKTHLSPDVERVLGEIAGTMDLAGKREQLFAGARINNTEGRAAEHAAQRGVGSDASVEEAGALHARMRALVDAIHAGVLGEVKSLIHIGIGGSALGPALAIDALARESALVDVHVVSNIDGCALEAAMAACDPATTLIAVASKTFTTTETMTNAASALEWLREGGLDDPYGRVVALTAAPEKAVEWGVDETRVLPFAETVGGRYSLWSSIGFPVALALGTQAFGEFLEGAAAIDRHFIEAPLDRNVVVRAAFADLYYTQARGCQTRAVFAYDERLRLLPDYLQQLEMESNGKRVTADGQPLARPSAPVTWGGVGTDAQHAVFQLLHQGTHLIPVDFLAVKVPGHDLDPAHHRILLSNCFAQGAALMAGKASDDGARAYPGDRPSATIFCDDLNPATLGALIAFHEHRTFVSAMLLGINPFDQFGVELGKAIAKQIESGGGEGFDPSTEALLAAAGIGE, translated from the coding sequence ATGAGTGGACAGGATCTTGCGGGCTGGAACGCTCTGGAAGCGCTGGCGCGGCCTTCCCTGAAGGACCTGTTCGGCGATTCGGAGCGTATTGCGCGCTACAGTACTGAACTGGAACTGCCGGGCGGGCCGATCCGCTTCGACTGGTCGAAGACGCACCTTTCGCCGGACGTGGAACGGGTGCTGGGCGAGATCGCCGGCACGATGGACCTTGCGGGCAAGCGCGAGCAGCTTTTCGCCGGCGCACGGATCAACAACACCGAAGGGCGCGCCGCCGAACATGCCGCCCAGCGTGGCGTGGGCAGTGATGCCAGCGTCGAGGAAGCCGGCGCCCTGCACGCGCGGATGCGGGCGCTCGTCGACGCGATCCACGCGGGCGTGCTGGGTGAGGTCAAAAGCCTGATCCATATCGGCATCGGCGGCTCCGCGCTTGGACCGGCGCTGGCGATCGACGCGCTAGCGCGTGAAAGCGCGCTGGTCGACGTGCATGTCGTCTCGAACATCGATGGTTGCGCGCTGGAAGCCGCGATGGCGGCCTGCGATCCGGCGACGACGCTGATCGCGGTCGCCTCCAAGACCTTCACCACCACCGAGACCATGACCAACGCCGCCAGCGCGCTGGAATGGCTGCGCGAAGGCGGGCTGGACGATCCCTATGGCCGCGTGGTGGCGCTGACCGCCGCGCCGGAGAAGGCTGTCGAATGGGGCGTGGATGAAACCCGGGTCCTGCCGTTCGCCGAAACGGTGGGCGGGCGTTATTCGCTGTGGTCGTCGATCGGCTTTCCCGTGGCGTTGGCTCTGGGCACGCAGGCCTTCGGCGAGTTCCTGGAAGGCGCGGCGGCGATCGACCGGCATTTCATCGAAGCCCCGCTGGACCGGAACGTGGTCGTTCGCGCGGCCTTCGCCGATCTTTACTACACGCAGGCGCGCGGGTGCCAGACACGCGCCGTCTTCGCCTATGACGAACGGCTGCGCCTGCTGCCCGATTATCTCCAGCAGCTGGAGATGGAATCGAACGGCAAGCGGGTGACGGCCGACGGCCAGCCGCTCGCCCGGCCCAGCGCGCCGGTTACGTGGGGCGGGGTGGGCACCGACGCACAGCACGCGGTGTTCCAGCTGCTCCATCAGGGCACCCATCTGATCCCGGTGGATTTCCTCGCCGTGAAAGTGCCGGGCCACGATCTTGATCCCGCGCACCACCGCATCCTGCTGTCGAACTGTTTCGCGCAAGGCGCGGCGCTGATGGCGGGCAAGGCTTCCGACGACGGCGCGCGCGCCTATCCGGGCGACCGGCCTTCGGCCACGATCTTCTGCGACGATCTGAACCCGGCAACGCTGGGCGCGCTGATCGCGTTCCACGAACACCGCACCTTCGTTTCGGCGATGCTGCTGGGGATCAATCCCTTCGACCAGTTCGGCGTGGAACTGGGCAAGGCGATCGCGAAGCAGATCGAGTCCGGCGGCGGGGAGGGCTTCGATCCGTCCACCGAGGCGCTGCTGGCGGCGGCCGGTATCGGCGAATAG
- the gorA gene encoding glutathione-disulfide reductase, whose protein sequence is MAEQEYDYDLFVIGAGSGGVRASRIAASHGARVAVAEEYRVGGTCVIRGCVPKKLLVYGSHFAEELQDAANYGWTVEKMHFDWPTLRDAVLKDVDRLNTAYTTTLENNKVERFLERATITGPHGVRLASGREISAKYILVATGAWPVMPEFEGNEHCITSNEVFHLPELPRRIVIQGAGYIALEFAGIFNALGSAVTVVNRSDAILRGYDETLRDRLLQITMARGITYRFNCPITKVEKQADGCLHVWVKGAQDPIPADAVLVATGRRPNVAGLGLETAGVERGERGEIRVDDTAKTTCDSIYAVGDVTDRVQLTPVAIREGHAFADRVFGGKDVRIDYACIPSAVFSQPPLAGVGLTEGQARNAYGNVKVYSSDFRPMKNIFGQRPERGLYKMIVDAQTDRVLGIHMIGPDSPEILQAAAVAVKARLTKADFDATVALHPSMAEELVLMR, encoded by the coding sequence ATGGCTGAGCAGGAATACGACTACGATCTTTTCGTCATCGGCGCAGGCTCGGGCGGCGTGCGGGCCAGCCGGATCGCGGCATCGCACGGCGCGCGCGTGGCCGTGGCGGAGGAATACCGGGTCGGCGGCACTTGCGTGATCCGGGGCTGCGTGCCCAAGAAACTGCTCGTGTACGGTTCGCACTTCGCCGAGGAACTGCAGGACGCCGCCAATTACGGCTGGACGGTCGAGAAGATGCATTTCGACTGGCCAACCCTGCGCGACGCGGTGCTCAAGGATGTCGATCGCCTGAACACGGCCTACACGACCACGCTGGAAAACAACAAGGTCGAACGCTTCCTCGAACGCGCCACGATCACCGGGCCGCATGGCGTGCGGCTCGCTTCGGGGCGGGAAATTTCAGCGAAGTACATTCTCGTCGCCACCGGCGCCTGGCCGGTGATGCCCGAATTTGAAGGCAACGAACACTGCATCACCTCCAACGAGGTGTTCCATCTGCCCGAACTGCCGCGCCGCATCGTCATCCAGGGTGCGGGTTACATCGCGCTGGAGTTCGCCGGCATCTTCAACGCGCTGGGCAGCGCGGTGACCGTGGTGAATCGCAGCGACGCGATCCTGCGGGGTTATGACGAGACGCTGCGCGACCGCCTGCTGCAGATCACCATGGCGCGCGGCATCACCTATCGCTTCAACTGCCCGATCACCAAGGTGGAAAAGCAGGCGGACGGCTGTCTGCACGTGTGGGTGAAAGGCGCGCAGGACCCGATTCCGGCCGATGCCGTGCTGGTCGCCACCGGTCGCCGGCCGAACGTTGCCGGGCTGGGGCTGGAGACTGCCGGCGTCGAACGGGGCGAACGGGGCGAGATCCGGGTCGACGATACCGCGAAGACCACCTGCGACAGCATCTATGCCGTGGGCGACGTGACCGATCGCGTGCAGCTGACGCCCGTGGCCATTCGCGAAGGGCACGCGTTCGCCGACCGGGTGTTCGGCGGCAAGGATGTGCGGATCGATTACGCCTGCATCCCCAGCGCGGTGTTCTCGCAACCGCCGCTGGCGGGCGTCGGCCTGACCGAAGGGCAGGCGCGCAACGCCTATGGCAACGTGAAGGTCTATTCGTCCGATTTCCGGCCAATGAAGAACATCTTCGGCCAGCGTCCCGAGCGCGGGCTCTACAAGATGATCGTCGATGCCCAGACCGACCGCGTGCTGGGCATCCACATGATCGGCCCGGATTCGCCCGAGATCCTGCAGGCCGCGGCGGTCGCGGTGAAGGCGAGGCTGACCAAGGCCGATTTCGATGCCACCGTCGCGCTGCACCCGTCGATGGCGGAAGAACTCGTCCTCATGCGATAA
- a CDS encoding SDR family oxidoreductase gives MRLQGKVALVTGGTDGIGARLVRQLRDKGVTVITTGRTADRIAAARADGFEVIEADLSLPEGVDAVLAGLAGREIAILVNNAGAGTDHDFRNGAPDLASTDRTIFLNLHAPIHLIARLMPVLRAQPEAMIVNVTSGLGIAPNGGGAVYCATKAGLRSYTMALRYQLKDTAIHVLEALPPVVDTQMTAGRANRKMPPEECARQIISAMERNADEASVGMVKLLQLVHSISPALARRIMIRF, from the coding sequence ATGCGGTTGCAGGGCAAGGTTGCGCTGGTCACGGGTGGCACCGACGGGATAGGCGCCCGCCTGGTTCGCCAGTTGCGCGACAAGGGCGTTACCGTCATCACCACCGGGCGCACGGCGGACAGGATCGCCGCCGCCCGGGCCGATGGGTTCGAGGTGATCGAGGCCGACCTGTCCCTGCCCGAAGGCGTGGACGCGGTGCTCGCGGGTCTTGCCGGGCGTGAGATCGCCATTCTGGTCAACAACGCCGGGGCGGGGACCGACCATGATTTCCGCAATGGCGCGCCTGATCTCGCGTCCACCGACCGCACCATCTTCCTCAACCTTCATGCCCCGATCCACCTGATCGCGCGGTTGATGCCGGTGCTGCGCGCGCAACCCGAGGCGATGATCGTCAACGTCACCTCCGGCCTCGGCATCGCGCCCAACGGGGGCGGGGCGGTCTATTGCGCCACCAAGGCAGGCTTGCGCAGCTATACCATGGCGCTGCGCTACCAGTTAAAGGATACCGCGATCCACGTGCTGGAAGCGCTGCCGCCGGTGGTCGATACGCAGATGACGGCCGGACGCGCCAACCGCAAGATGCCGCCGGAAGAATGCGCGCGCCAGATCATCTCGGCGATGGAGCGCAACGCGGACGAGGCCAGCGTGGGCATGGTCAAGCTGCTGCAACTGGTGCATTCCATCTCGCCGGCGCTGGCGCGCAGGATCATGATCCGCTTCTGA
- a CDS encoding aldehyde reductase, translated as MTGKVLVTGASGYIAGFVVRQLLEQGWTVHATVRNLSREAELRPRLGGTPETLRFFAADLMADAGWADAVIGCTHVCHVASPFSTNAPKHEDDLIVPAREGVLRALRFARAAGVTRFVQTSSVAAIAYGHGKGQHRFTESDWTDVDGPDVYAYVKSKTIAERAARDWVAANGGAMEFVSVNPAAVLGPVWSDDFSPSIEVVRQLLAGALPGCPDLGFGIVDVRDCADLHVRALTEPGLAGERFISAGPFLKLVDVARVLRDNLGNQARKVPTRRLPDWLVRFSALFNPMIRQITGELGNVRDASAAHALERLGWRTRPVEESILDCARSLIERGIVKA; from the coding sequence ATGACGGGCAAGGTTCTGGTGACCGGCGCAAGCGGCTACATCGCCGGCTTCGTGGTGCGGCAGCTTCTCGAACAGGGCTGGACGGTCCATGCCACCGTCCGCAACCTGTCGCGCGAGGCGGAACTGCGCCCGCGTCTCGGCGGAACGCCCGAGACCCTGCGCTTCTTCGCGGCGGACCTGATGGCGGATGCGGGCTGGGCGGATGCGGTGATCGGCTGCACGCACGTGTGCCACGTTGCCTCGCCGTTCAGCACCAACGCGCCGAAGCACGAGGACGACCTGATCGTGCCCGCGCGCGAAGGCGTGCTGCGCGCCTTGCGGTTCGCGCGTGCGGCGGGCGTCACCCGCTTCGTGCAGACATCGTCCGTCGCCGCGATCGCCTATGGCCACGGCAAGGGCCAGCATCGCTTCACCGAAAGCGACTGGACCGACGTGGACGGGCCGGACGTCTATGCCTACGTCAAGTCCAAGACCATTGCCGAACGCGCCGCGCGCGATTGGGTGGCGGCCAACGGCGGCGCGATGGAGTTCGTGTCGGTCAACCCCGCCGCCGTGCTGGGGCCGGTGTGGAGCGATGATTTCTCGCCCTCGATCGAAGTCGTGCGCCAGTTGCTCGCCGGTGCCCTGCCGGGGTGCCCGGACCTTGGGTTCGGCATCGTCGACGTGCGCGATTGCGCGGACCTGCACGTCCGCGCGCTGACCGAACCGGGCCTGGCCGGCGAACGCTTCATCAGCGCGGGGCCGTTCCTGAAACTGGTGGACGTTGCCCGCGTGCTCAGGGACAACCTGGGCAATCAGGCGCGCAAGGTGCCCACGCGCCGGCTGCCGGACTGGCTGGTGCGCTTTTCCGCGCTGTTCAATCCGATGATCCGCCAGATCACCGGCGAACTCGGCAACGTGCGCGATGCGAGCGCCGCCCACGCGCTCGAACGGCTCGGCTGGCGCACGCGGCCCGTGGAGGAATCGATCCTCGATTGCGCGCGCAGCCTGATCGAGCGGGGCATCGTGAAGGCTTGA
- a CDS encoding APH(3')-I family aminoglycoside O-phosphotransferase, producing MSLDREDPCEAVPVPASLSASLEGYGWARDNVGGSGGAVYRLHGKTDAPDLFLKQGESSVADDIIDEMVRLRWLARYIPVPIVKGFFATQDEAWLLMTALPGHTAYQLLEAQSDDRAGIVDALATFLQRLHAIPISECPFTSDHAYRLAKARERIDAGLVEEDDFDDEREGWTAEQVWEAMQRLLPMPSDSVVTHGDFSLDNILMLEGEVVGCIDAGRVGIADRYQDLAILWRCLGEFDPALQERLLTQYGVTDLDRRKLQFHLMLDELF from the coding sequence ATGAGTCTGGACCGAGAAGACCCTTGTGAAGCTGTGCCCGTGCCGGCGAGTTTGTCCGCATCCTTGGAAGGTTATGGATGGGCGCGCGATAATGTCGGGGGATCAGGCGGTGCCGTTTATCGGTTGCACGGTAAGACCGATGCGCCTGACCTGTTCCTCAAGCAAGGTGAAAGCTCTGTCGCTGACGACATAATCGATGAAATGGTCAGGCTGCGTTGGTTGGCGAGGTACATCCCTGTCCCGATCGTCAAAGGCTTCTTCGCGACGCAGGACGAGGCATGGCTTCTCATGACGGCGTTGCCGGGACACACCGCATATCAGCTTCTGGAAGCACAGTCCGATGATCGCGCCGGGATAGTTGATGCGCTTGCGACGTTCCTGCAGCGTCTTCATGCGATCCCGATCAGCGAATGTCCCTTCACCAGCGATCACGCCTACCGTCTCGCGAAGGCGCGCGAACGAATCGACGCGGGTCTTGTCGAGGAAGATGATTTCGACGATGAGCGCGAAGGTTGGACTGCAGAACAAGTGTGGGAAGCGATGCAGCGCCTGCTGCCTATGCCCTCCGATTCCGTCGTCACGCATGGCGACTTTTCGCTCGACAATATTCTGATGCTTGAAGGTGAGGTGGTCGGCTGCATTGATGCAGGACGAGTTGGCATCGCGGATCGCTATCAAGACCTTGCCATACTGTGGCGTTGCCTCGGCGAGTTTGACCCTGCGCTTCAAGAGAGACTTCTGACGCAATATGGCGTGACCGACTTAGACCGGCGCAAGCTGCAATTTCATCTGATGCTTGACGAGCTATTCTAG
- a CDS encoding molybdopterin-dependent oxidoreductase, translated as MTIITRRNALIGGAGLLLSGCDRIAASPSVREVLTLGEKATRTAQRLVTDRNALAREFTRADLSPVFRENGTRNPGSPDYAAHVAERFANWRLVVDGMVAQPLAIGLPQILAAPQRTQITRHDCVEGWSAIGQWTGLPLGLLLRRAGLSGNAKYIVFHCADLYDGAPYYESIDLVDAFHPQTILAHSLNGQSLSIGHGAPLRLRVERQLGYKQAKYVMRIQAVSSLADIYGGKGGYWEDHHDYQWYAGI; from the coding sequence ATGACCATCATCACCCGCCGCAACGCGCTGATCGGCGGCGCCGGATTGCTGCTTTCGGGCTGCGACCGCATCGCCGCTTCACCCTCGGTGCGCGAAGTGCTGACGCTGGGCGAAAAGGCCACGCGCACCGCGCAACGGCTCGTCACCGATCGCAACGCGCTCGCCCGCGAGTTCACCCGCGCCGATCTTTCGCCCGTGTTCCGCGAAAACGGCACGCGCAATCCCGGATCGCCGGACTATGCGGCGCACGTGGCCGAACGCTTCGCCAATTGGCGCCTGGTGGTGGACGGCATGGTCGCCCAGCCGCTGGCGATCGGCCTGCCGCAAATCCTCGCCGCGCCCCAGCGCACGCAGATCACGCGGCACGATTGCGTGGAGGGGTGGAGCGCGATCGGCCAGTGGACCGGGCTACCCTTGGGTCTGCTGCTGCGCCGCGCCGGGCTATCCGGCAACGCGAAGTACATCGTGTTCCACTGCGCCGATCTTTATGACGGCGCGCCCTATTACGAGAGCATCGATCTGGTCGATGCCTTCCACCCGCAGACTATCCTGGCGCACAGCCTGAACGGGCAATCGCTCTCGATCGGCCACGGCGCGCCCCTGCGGCTGCGTGTGGAACGGCAACTGGGGTACAAGCAGGCCAAGTACGTGATGCGCATCCAGGCCGTGAGCAGCCTGGCCGACATCTACGGCGGCAAGGGCGGCTACTGGGAGGACCACCACGATTACCAGTGGTATGCAGGGATTTAG